The Lentisphaerota bacterium region AAACGAAGCGCGCGTCGTGATTCAAACCCCAGAGCACCGACAAACCCCATCCGATGAGCGGGCAGAGAATCAGCTTGAAGGCGGTGGCCAGATGTGCGGGTCGCCACGCCGAACACAGGCGTTCGCGCGTCAGGGAGGCCCCCAGGGCAATCATCGCCCCCGGCCCCGAGAGCGAGCCCAGGGACTCGATCGTCCGGGCGATGCCCTTCGGCGGATGAACGTCTGCAGCCAACGCCAGCGCGCCCGCCACGCAACTGACAATCAACGGATTGGTCACGATTCCCCGAAGAATGCTCAGCCAGGAGACACGAGCGATGGTCCCGTCTGTCCCCGTCGTCCGAGGCGTCAGCGCCAGAACGGCCAGCACATTGTAAAGAATCAGACAGGGCACTAAAATCAGAGTGGCCAAGGAGAGGATGGCTGCGGCATCGGGCCGATCTTCGGTCGCGAAAAGGATAATTGGTAGTCCGACATAGGCGTTGTTGCTGCGAAATACCGATTGACAGAAGGCGCCGCGCGAAGCCCGACCGATGCCCATCCAGTCGGCACCGAACCAGGCGATCACGGCAATCACGAGGGTCGTTAGCAGCAGCACCCCAGAAGCGC contains the following coding sequences:
- a CDS encoding AEC family transporter; translation: MPDWSALSFVFDTLTPIFLVLALGAALRASGLLSESFAATLNTFIFWVALPCLLFDTISGSAFQPACFSASGVLLLTTLVIAVIAWFGADWMGIGRASRGAFCQSVFRSNNAYVGLPIILFATEDRPDAAAILSLATLILVPCLILYNVLAVLALTPRTTGTDGTIARVSWLSILRGIVTNPLIVSCVAGALALAADVHPPKGIARTIESLGSLSGPGAMIALGASLTRERLCSAWRPAHLATAFKLILCPLIGWGLSVLWGLNHDARFVCLVYLACPTAVASFVMAQAMNGDSVLAAGTVAVSTVYSCVALSVVLLLAGG